From a region of the Castanea sativa cultivar Marrone di Chiusa Pesio chromosome 10, ASM4071231v1 genome:
- the LOC142613087 gene encoding protein P21-like encodes MRSLANLRLSIQFLLFTLFFISSQAAIFEIRNECPYTVWAAASPGGGRRLDRGQSWTLNVAAGTAMARIWGRTNCNFDGSGRGHCQTGDCGGVLECKGWGVPPNTLAEYALNQYGNMDFIDISLVDGFNIPMDFSPTSGGCRGITCTADINGQCPNELRTPGGCNNPCTVFKTNEYCCTNGYGSCGPTNFSRFFKDRCRDAYSYPQDDPSSTFTCPGGTNYRVVFCPIGSPRFPLEMVGSMSDE; translated from the coding sequence atgaggtcCTTGGCCAATCTCCGGTTGTCCATACAATTCCTCCTCTTTACTCTCTTCTTCATCTCCTCTCAAGCAGCCATCTTTGAAATCCGCAATGAGTGCCCTTACACTGTTTGGGCAGCAGCAAGCCCAGGTGGTGGTCGCCGCCTAGACCGCGGCCAAAGTTGGACCCTCAATGTGGCCGCTGGCACTGCCATGGCACGTATTTGGGGTAGGACAAATTGTAACTTTGATGGTAGCGGTCGTGGCCATTGCCAAACTGGGGATTGTGGTGGTGTCCTAGAGTGTAAAGGCTGGGGTGTCCCTCCTAACACCTTAGCTGAATATGCACTTAACCAATATGGTAACATGGATTTCATTGACATTTCTCTAGTTGATGGGTTCAATATTCCAATGGACTTTAGCCCAACCAGTGGTGGGTGTCGTGGAATTACGTGCACAGCTGATATTAATGGACAGTGTCCCAATGAGTTGAGGACCCCAGGTGGCTGTAATAACCCATGTACAGTTTTCAAGACCAATGAGTATTGTTGTACTAATGGGTATGGTAGCTGTGGACCCACCAATTTCTCAAGGTTCTTCAAGGACAGGTGCAGAGATGCTTATAGTTACCCTCAGGACGATCCTTCAAGCACATTTACATGCCCTGGTGGGACTAATTATAGGGTTGTGTTTTGTCCAATAGGTTCACCTCGTTTCCCTCTAGAGATGGTAGGAAGTATGAGTGACGAGTAA